A region from the Sphingomonas sp. S2-65 genome encodes:
- a CDS encoding Zn-dependent alcohol dehydrogenase yields the protein MKAAVLNANEGRFDIEEVSIDAPKGREVLVDVKACGLCHSDLHLAEANYGTPLPAVLGHELAGIVSAVGPHVRELKVGDHVVGSLVQFCGHCISCLSGRTYQCENPQETMRASEDGQRLTRTSDGAPVYTGWGTAAFAEQTLVHENQLVKVPEEVPFPQASILGCGVITGAGAAINTADMRPGETAVVIGVGGVGLNVIAGAKLAGAERIIAIDAQPQKEELARKFGATDFINAKDTDAVAAVKAILPRGADHAFEVIGLTSTSEQAIQMVRPGGGVYLIGLHRPGQTFPLAGLDVIVRQVDLRGVFMGSSNIKRDIPMYADLYLQGRFNLDDLVSREVNISEINEAYEDLKHGAIARSVITSF from the coding sequence ATGAAAGCCGCAGTTCTGAACGCAAACGAAGGCCGGTTCGACATCGAGGAGGTCAGCATCGACGCGCCCAAGGGGCGCGAGGTGCTCGTGGACGTGAAGGCCTGCGGCCTGTGCCATTCGGACCTTCATCTTGCGGAGGCGAACTACGGCACGCCGCTGCCCGCCGTCCTCGGTCACGAACTGGCGGGGATCGTCAGCGCAGTCGGCCCCCACGTCCGCGAACTCAAGGTCGGGGACCATGTCGTCGGTTCGCTCGTCCAGTTCTGCGGCCACTGCATCTCCTGCCTGTCGGGACGCACCTACCAGTGCGAGAATCCGCAGGAGACGATGCGAGCTTCGGAAGACGGCCAGCGGCTCACCCGCACGTCCGATGGCGCACCCGTCTACACCGGATGGGGTACCGCCGCGTTCGCGGAGCAGACGCTGGTGCACGAGAACCAGCTCGTGAAGGTGCCGGAGGAGGTGCCGTTCCCGCAGGCCTCCATCCTCGGCTGCGGCGTCATCACCGGTGCGGGCGCCGCCATCAACACCGCCGACATGAGGCCCGGCGAAACCGCCGTCGTGATCGGGGTAGGCGGCGTCGGGCTGAACGTGATTGCAGGCGCCAAGCTCGCGGGCGCGGAACGGATCATCGCCATCGATGCGCAGCCGCAGAAGGAGGAGCTGGCCCGCAAATTCGGAGCGACCGACTTCATCAACGCCAAGGACACCGACGCAGTGGCCGCAGTGAAGGCGATCCTCCCGCGCGGAGCAGATCACGCCTTCGAGGTGATCGGTCTGACCTCCACGTCGGAGCAGGCGATCCAGATGGTCCGGCCCGGCGGAGGCGTCTATCTGATCGGCCTGCATCGCCCCGGACAGACGTTCCCTCTGGCCGGACTGGACGTCATCGTCCGCCAGGTGGATCTGCGCGGCGTCTTCATGGGGTCGAGCAACATTAAGCGCGACATCCCCATGTATGCCGACCTCTACCTTCAGGGCCGCTTCAACCTCGACGACCTGGTTTCGCGCGAGGTGAACATCAGCGAGATCAACGAGGCCTACGAGGACCTGAAGCACGGCGCCATCGCGCGATCCGTGATCACGTCCTTCTGA
- a CDS encoding response regulator transcription factor, translating into MTAATPAILSNAASDQMHDSPLVLIVDDDPDIRASLTDMFNSVGIDAMVFSSTAEMLQEGVPDRPSCLVLDLRLPGSSGLDLQARLAEDGVNIPIIFITGHADVPTSVRAMKAGALDFLPKPFREQELLDAVAEALRRDRERRLGEVELNEVRVLAKHLTPREVDVLRGVARGLLNKQIAYELGITEITVKMHRSSAGRKLKSVSVADMVRKVELLSL; encoded by the coding sequence GTGACAGCAGCAACGCCGGCTATCTTGAGCAATGCCGCTTCTGACCAGATGCATGACTCGCCGCTCGTGCTCATCGTCGACGACGACCCCGACATCCGTGCCAGCCTCACCGACATGTTCAATTCGGTAGGAATCGATGCGATGGTTTTCTCCTCCACAGCGGAGATGCTGCAGGAGGGGGTTCCGGACCGTCCGAGCTGTCTGGTCTTGGATCTGCGGCTCCCAGGGTCGAGCGGACTGGACCTGCAGGCCCGGCTTGCAGAGGATGGGGTCAACATCCCTATCATCTTCATCACAGGCCATGCGGACGTGCCAACTTCCGTGCGCGCCATGAAGGCTGGGGCGCTGGACTTCCTCCCGAAGCCGTTCCGGGAGCAGGAGCTCCTCGACGCCGTCGCGGAGGCGCTGCGTCGCGACCGGGAGCGACGGCTAGGAGAGGTGGAGCTTAACGAGGTGCGGGTTCTCGCCAAGCATCTCACGCCCCGCGAGGTGGATGTGCTCCGCGGGGTGGCGCGCGGTCTCTTGAACAAGCAGATCGCCTACGAACTGGGCATCACCGAGATCACCGTGAAGATGCACCGGTCGAGTGCCGGGCGGAAGCTGAAGTCGGTCTCGGTCGCCGACATGGTCCGGAAGGTGGAACTCCTGTCGCTGTAG
- a CDS encoding NAD-dependent succinate-semialdehyde dehydrogenase, with the protein MAYRTTNPATGKVEKSFESITDDALAAILDETARCYRDDWPHRAVSERAAILKRAAKIIREEQQVLAETMSRDMGKLVPQAIGELQLSAAILDYYADTAADFLAPKPLPDAPGATLHAQPLGILLAVEPWNFPFFQLARVAGPQLMVGNVVVAKHASNVPACALAFEDVMRRAGVPAGAYANLFVTTDQIGAIIDDPRVRGVTLTGSEKAGASVAERAARNLKKSVLELGGSDPMIVLEDAPVEATVLNAMVGKMNNTGQSCVATKRMIVVGEERGKLFLEAMKAAMGSLKPGDPLDPKTSLGPVSSEGALQGLLKQIEEAKAAGAEIALGGSRIDRTGSYLEPTILANIGKDNPVYSQEIFGPVLSFYVVPDEAAAVALANDVPFGLGGSVFTGDLKRGERVALAIESGMAFVNNPTWSTPQMPFGGIKNSGYGRELSQLGFGEFVNWKLVAVSPPGALPPGADAAG; encoded by the coding sequence ATGGCCTACCGCACGACAAACCCCGCCACCGGCAAGGTGGAGAAGAGCTTCGAGTCAATAACCGACGATGCACTCGCCGCGATCTTGGACGAGACGGCGCGGTGCTACCGGGACGATTGGCCGCACCGCGCCGTGTCCGAACGCGCCGCCATCCTCAAGCGGGCGGCGAAGATCATTCGCGAGGAGCAGCAGGTCCTCGCCGAGACGATGTCCCGCGACATGGGCAAGCTCGTACCTCAGGCGATCGGTGAACTGCAGCTGTCGGCGGCGATTCTCGACTACTATGCCGACACCGCAGCCGATTTCCTGGCTCCCAAGCCCCTTCCCGACGCGCCCGGAGCCACCCTTCACGCGCAGCCCCTCGGCATCCTGCTTGCGGTGGAGCCTTGGAACTTCCCCTTCTTCCAGCTCGCCCGCGTCGCCGGTCCTCAGCTGATGGTCGGCAACGTCGTCGTCGCGAAGCACGCCAGCAACGTGCCTGCGTGCGCACTCGCGTTCGAAGACGTTATGCGACGCGCGGGAGTCCCGGCGGGCGCCTATGCCAATCTGTTCGTGACCACCGACCAGATCGGAGCCATCATCGACGATCCCCGGGTTCGCGGCGTGACGCTCACCGGAAGCGAGAAGGCGGGCGCGAGCGTAGCCGAGCGAGCCGCACGAAACCTGAAGAAGTCGGTTCTCGAGCTGGGCGGGTCTGATCCGATGATCGTGCTTGAGGATGCACCCGTAGAGGCCACCGTGCTCAACGCCATGGTCGGCAAGATGAACAACACCGGCCAGAGCTGCGTGGCGACCAAGCGCATGATCGTGGTCGGAGAGGAGCGCGGGAAACTCTTCCTCGAAGCCATGAAGGCGGCGATGGGATCGCTGAAGCCGGGCGATCCGCTCGATCCGAAAACATCGCTGGGGCCGGTGTCTTCCGAGGGCGCCCTACAGGGGCTTCTGAAGCAGATCGAGGAGGCTAAGGCCGCGGGTGCCGAGATCGCGTTGGGCGGCAGCCGGATCGACCGGACAGGCAGCTATCTGGAGCCCACCATCCTCGCGAACATCGGCAAGGACAATCCGGTTTACTCGCAGGAGATCTTCGGACCGGTTCTCTCCTTCTACGTAGTGCCAGACGAAGCAGCGGCCGTGGCCTTGGCGAACGACGTCCCGTTCGGTTTGGGAGGGTCCGTGTTCACCGGGGATCTCAAACGCGGCGAACGCGTCGCGCTGGCGATCGAAAGCGGAATGGCGTTCGTCAACAATCCGACCTGGTCGACGCCACAGATGCCGTTCGGCGGCATCAAGAATTCCGGATACGGCCGGGAGCTCAGCCAGCTCGGCTTCGGCGAGTTCGTGAACTGGAAGCTGGTGGCAGTCTCTCCGCCCGGAGCACTCCCGCCTGGCGCCGACGCCGCGGGCTGA
- a CDS encoding (2Fe-2S)-binding protein: MVSMRINDEVREVVADSDTPLLWVLRDLLGMTGTKFGCGIAQCGACTVHVDGEAVRSCRLPVGEVGDRAVRTIEGVGSTPVGARVQKAWLDLEVIQCGYCQSGQIMAATALLTANPDPDDQAIDAAMAGNICRCGTYVRIRDGIKRAARHG, from the coding sequence ATGGTCAGCATGCGGATAAACGACGAAGTGAGGGAGGTGGTGGCCGACAGCGACACGCCGCTCCTGTGGGTGCTGCGCGATCTGCTCGGCATGACGGGCACCAAGTTCGGCTGCGGCATTGCCCAGTGCGGAGCGTGCACCGTCCATGTCGACGGCGAGGCGGTCCGATCCTGCCGTCTGCCGGTCGGAGAGGTGGGCGATCGGGCCGTCCGAACCATCGAGGGCGTAGGGTCGACGCCGGTCGGTGCGCGCGTCCAGAAGGCCTGGCTCGATCTCGAGGTGATCCAATGCGGTTACTGCCAGTCTGGCCAGATCATGGCGGCAACGGCGCTGCTCACAGCGAACCCGGATCCCGACGATCAGGCGATCGACGCTGCGATGGCGGGCAACATCTGCCGCTGCGGAACGTATGTGCGGATCCGTGACGGAATCAAGCGGGCTGCCCGCCATGGGTGA
- a CDS encoding xanthine dehydrogenase family protein molybdopterin-binding subunit, translating into MGEVALSRRQILRSGALGGTALILGIDLRSSNIAAAAGGAAGTFEPDAFIRIGSDGHTTLVMPQTEMGQGIYTGLSMLIAEELDLPLEGVTLEAAPASDELYGNPIFKVQATGGSTSMRGYWLPMRKVGATARAMLVAAAARRWRTDPAGCRTEAGAVIHDLSGRRLTYGELAGAAMRERPPAEPKLKDPATFRLIGRPHHRLDSPGKVDGTTKYGIDAMPSGVRFASLTSSPVLGGRVAVVDDAQARSLPGVQQIIVLDDLVAVVGDTSWAALRGLAALEVRWTDGPFANVSTETVRAGLHAAGSTPGVTVVDTGARAKLTGSGVISAAYELPLLAHAPMEPMNCTVHLTPGRCEVWVGTQVMTMAQRAAAEEAGLAPDQVTVHNHLIGGGFGRRLEVDGIRKAVRIARHVNGPVKVVWSREEDIGKAPYRSVYGAWMQAKLEDGKPVAWYHKTVGPTVVGRWLPPAFDGKIDNDAVDGAAETPYDFPSSYVNWVRHEPRGVQTAFWRGVGPNLNVFATESFVDRVAREAGRDPLEFRRALIGKHPRARAVLDLAAAKADWGGPLPARTGRGISLQYAFGTYLCTVAEVVVADDGTVSVTRMTTAVDCGTPVNPDGIVSQIQGGLVFGLSAALHGRITLEGGRVQQSNFHDYRVVRIDETPRIDVHVVRSAEVPGGIGEPGTVSVQAAVCNAIYAATGVHLTQMPIDPSLLAKGARA; encoded by the coding sequence ATGGGTGAGGTTGCACTATCGAGGCGCCAGATCCTGCGAAGCGGCGCTCTTGGCGGAACGGCGCTCATCCTGGGCATAGATCTGCGTTCGTCGAACATCGCCGCGGCTGCCGGCGGAGCGGCCGGAACATTCGAGCCCGACGCCTTCATCCGGATAGGCTCGGATGGACACACCACCCTGGTCATGCCGCAGACGGAGATGGGGCAGGGCATCTACACTGGGCTGTCGATGCTTATCGCCGAGGAGCTCGACCTTCCGCTGGAGGGTGTGACGCTCGAAGCGGCGCCAGCGAGCGACGAGCTCTACGGCAACCCGATCTTCAAGGTGCAGGCGACCGGCGGCTCGACCTCCATGAGAGGGTATTGGCTGCCGATGCGAAAGGTCGGTGCGACCGCGCGGGCGATGCTCGTCGCGGCGGCGGCGAGGCGCTGGCGGACCGATCCAGCCGGCTGCCGGACGGAGGCTGGAGCCGTCATCCATGACCTCAGCGGTCGCCGCCTCACCTATGGCGAACTGGCAGGTGCGGCCATGCGGGAGAGACCCCCGGCGGAACCTAAGCTCAAGGATCCGGCCACCTTCCGCCTCATCGGTCGCCCGCACCATCGGCTCGACTCTCCGGGCAAGGTCGATGGCACCACGAAGTATGGCATCGACGCGATGCCGTCCGGAGTCCGCTTCGCGAGCCTCACCTCGTCGCCGGTCCTAGGCGGCCGGGTCGCCGTGGTCGATGACGCGCAGGCTCGCTCGCTCCCGGGCGTTCAGCAGATCATCGTTCTGGACGATCTCGTCGCGGTCGTGGGGGATACCTCCTGGGCGGCGCTTCGCGGGCTTGCTGCTCTGGAAGTCCGCTGGACCGACGGACCGTTCGCGAACGTGTCCACAGAGACTGTCCGTGCTGGTCTGCATGCGGCTGGAAGCACCCCGGGAGTGACCGTGGTCGATACGGGAGCGCGCGCCAAGCTGACCGGTAGCGGGGTCATCTCCGCCGCGTACGAACTGCCTCTGCTCGCCCATGCGCCGATGGAGCCGATGAACTGCACGGTGCATCTGACGCCGGGGCGTTGCGAGGTCTGGGTCGGAACGCAGGTCATGACCATGGCGCAGCGCGCGGCTGCGGAGGAAGCCGGGCTCGCTCCCGACCAGGTGACCGTCCATAATCACCTCATTGGAGGTGGGTTCGGGCGTCGCCTCGAGGTCGACGGCATTCGCAAGGCCGTTCGCATCGCCCGACACGTGAACGGACCCGTCAAGGTCGTCTGGAGCCGCGAGGAGGATATCGGCAAGGCCCCATACCGTTCCGTCTACGGAGCTTGGATGCAGGCGAAGCTGGAGGACGGCAAGCCGGTCGCATGGTATCACAAGACGGTAGGCCCGACGGTCGTCGGGCGTTGGCTCCCACCGGCCTTCGATGGCAAGATCGACAACGATGCGGTCGATGGGGCCGCTGAGACGCCATACGACTTTCCATCCAGCTACGTGAACTGGGTGCGCCACGAGCCCCGTGGGGTGCAGACCGCCTTTTGGCGCGGCGTCGGGCCCAATCTCAACGTCTTTGCGACGGAGAGCTTCGTCGACCGCGTCGCGCGGGAGGCCGGCAGGGATCCCCTCGAATTCAGGCGGGCCTTGATCGGCAAGCATCCACGAGCACGTGCAGTTCTGGACCTGGCTGCGGCTAAGGCGGATTGGGGTGGACCGCTCCCCGCGCGGACTGGGCGCGGCATCAGCCTGCAATACGCGTTCGGCACGTATCTCTGCACCGTCGCGGAGGTGGTCGTCGCCGATGATGGAACGGTGTCGGTGACCCGGATGACGACCGCCGTCGATTGCGGGACCCCCGTCAATCCGGATGGTATCGTGTCGCAGATCCAAGGCGGGCTTGTCTTCGGGCTGTCGGCCGCGCTGCACGGCCGCATCACGCTGGAGGGCGGCCGGGTCCAGCAATCCAACTTCCATGATTATCGGGTGGTGCGCATCGACGAGACGCCCCGCATCGACGTTCACGTCGTGCGCAGCGCCGAGGTGCCCGGTGGCATAGGGGAGCCGGGCACCGTGTCCGTCCAGGCGGCAGTGTGCAATGCCATCTACGCCGCCACGGGCGTCCACCTCACGCAGATGCCGATCGACCCGAGCCTGCTCGCCAAGGGGGCTCGAGCATGA
- a CDS encoding c-type cytochrome, whose protein sequence is MTMVRRGWLLLVAATLVFAAVVAWRLLILPGPLAFAGGTQVDLAAYSGPAVTGVPIELAHADPVTKGRYLAEAADCAACHTAKGGTPFAGGRPFKLPFGTIYTPNITPDRATGIGAWTDAEFLRAVHKGIGRNGERLYPAFPYASYTLLTDDDVLSIRRYLTTVPAVVQENVPNTFRFPFNQRWLMAIWSTFFSPSERFRPIAERSAQWNRGAYLVEAAGHCGECHTPRTLMQAMDTRRKFAGGQAEGWNAYNITGDRTSGVGAWSPADLASYLSKGHAPGHGVASGPMAEAVELSTSRMTPSDIAAMVIYLRTVPPVGTRASPRMAGPVSAVPASGPGGDPAGRRIFEGACASCHAWSGRGAITSDQQLTGNRAVNDATAANVAMMILNGIGEPEHAGAFMPSFRASYTDAEIASVANYVTARFGAKPSRVTAADVRKMREE, encoded by the coding sequence ATGACCATGGTGCGACGCGGTTGGCTTCTCCTTGTCGCGGCGACGCTCGTCTTCGCCGCAGTGGTCGCATGGCGCCTCTTGATCCTCCCGGGACCACTCGCCTTCGCTGGCGGCACGCAGGTCGATCTAGCCGCGTATAGCGGCCCTGCCGTGACCGGCGTTCCCATCGAGCTCGCGCACGCGGATCCCGTGACCAAGGGCAGATATCTCGCGGAAGCCGCCGATTGCGCAGCTTGCCACACCGCCAAGGGTGGCACGCCGTTCGCAGGAGGTCGACCTTTCAAGCTCCCCTTCGGCACCATCTACACCCCCAACATCACACCCGACCGAGCCACTGGCATTGGCGCCTGGACCGATGCGGAGTTCCTGCGGGCGGTCCACAAGGGAATTGGGCGCAATGGGGAGCGCCTCTATCCCGCGTTTCCGTATGCCTCCTACACGCTCCTGACCGACGACGACGTCCTGTCGATCCGCCGGTATCTGACGACCGTGCCCGCGGTGGTGCAGGAGAATGTTCCCAATACCTTCAGGTTCCCGTTCAACCAGCGCTGGCTGATGGCGATCTGGAGCACGTTCTTCAGCCCTAGCGAACGGTTCCGTCCGATCGCCGAACGGAGTGCGCAGTGGAACCGCGGCGCCTACCTGGTCGAGGCTGCTGGTCATTGCGGTGAATGCCACACTCCGCGCACGCTGATGCAGGCGATGGACACGCGTCGCAAGTTTGCCGGCGGTCAGGCCGAAGGCTGGAACGCCTACAACATCACCGGTGACCGCACGAGCGGAGTCGGCGCGTGGTCGCCGGCAGATCTCGCCTCATACCTGTCCAAGGGGCATGCGCCTGGCCACGGAGTGGCTTCCGGCCCGATGGCGGAGGCGGTCGAGCTGAGCACCAGCCGCATGACGCCCTCCGACATCGCCGCGATGGTGATTTATCTACGCACGGTCCCGCCAGTCGGCACGAGGGCCTCTCCCCGGATGGCTGGTCCCGTCTCTGCGGTCCCGGCTTCTGGACCGGGTGGCGATCCTGCAGGGAGGCGGATCTTCGAGGGCGCCTGCGCCAGCTGTCACGCCTGGAGCGGCCGCGGAGCGATCACGTCCGATCAGCAGCTGACGGGGAACCGCGCCGTGAACGACGCGACGGCGGCGAACGTCGCCATGATGATCCTCAACGGCATCGGCGAACCCGAACATGCGGGTGCCTTCATGCCCAGCTTCCGCGCCTCCTACACCGATGCGGAGATCGCGTCGGTGGCCAACTACGTCACGGCTAGGTTCGGCGCGAAGCCGTCGCGGGTCACTGCGGCGGACGTCCGGAAGATGCGCGAGGAATAG
- a CDS encoding carboxymuconolactone decarboxylase family protein, with the protein MHMMDWNNYRDQVLAGVGGIGKISPETTRGYAALSAAGDKTGYLDKKTRELIAVACAVSLRCDGCITVHTKAARDAGATENELTEALGVAVALNAGAGLVYSTRARDAFSAVAEA; encoded by the coding sequence ATGCACATGATGGATTGGAACAACTATCGGGACCAGGTGCTCGCAGGCGTCGGAGGGATCGGGAAGATCTCGCCTGAGACGACACGCGGCTACGCCGCCCTGAGTGCCGCTGGCGACAAGACCGGCTATCTCGACAAGAAAACCCGGGAGCTGATCGCTGTCGCCTGCGCAGTCAGCCTGCGCTGTGACGGCTGCATCACGGTCCACACCAAGGCGGCACGGGACGCGGGTGCGACCGAGAACGAGTTGACCGAGGCGCTGGGGGTGGCGGTCGCTCTGAACGCAGGCGCCGGACTGGTCTACTCTACGCGGGCGAGGGATGCGTTCTCCGCAGTCGCAGAGGCCTGA
- a CDS encoding MEDS domain-containing protein — translation MVELSEVLLVEGETTLPGGWFDVRGHVCGLFSGVEEQYQVLLPFIKEGLDRGERAWHTVDPRRKLDHARRLEAFGIDVEALISSGQLVVHDWEEAFFGAGDWDNMKTVENFRALCVAGRSLGFPRTRFIWEGEYAMAVHTPDELLEYEAIFQAHAFPTPQDQDVMICALKMPEWSGEVLVNALRTHPYAIVGGQFRENAFYEAPEDILAACRRKRSAARCC, via the coding sequence ATGGTTGAATTGAGCGAAGTCTTGTTGGTGGAAGGGGAGACTACGCTTCCAGGTGGCTGGTTCGACGTGAGGGGGCACGTCTGCGGCTTGTTCAGCGGCGTGGAGGAACAGTATCAGGTTCTTCTTCCCTTCATCAAGGAGGGGCTCGACCGTGGGGAGCGTGCCTGGCACACCGTCGATCCTCGCCGGAAGCTGGATCATGCTCGTCGCCTCGAAGCCTTCGGCATCGACGTCGAGGCTCTGATCTCCTCGGGGCAGCTTGTCGTGCACGACTGGGAGGAGGCCTTCTTCGGCGCGGGCGACTGGGACAACATGAAGACGGTTGAGAACTTCCGGGCGCTTTGCGTCGCCGGGCGATCGCTCGGCTTTCCGCGGACACGGTTCATCTGGGAAGGCGAATACGCAATGGCCGTTCACACGCCCGATGAACTGCTCGAATACGAGGCGATCTTCCAAGCTCACGCGTTTCCAACTCCGCAGGATCAGGACGTGATGATCTGTGCGCTGAAGATGCCGGAATGGAGCGGCGAGGTTCTCGTGAACGCGCTGCGGACCCATCCCTACGCCATTGTGGGGGGGCAATTTCGGGAGAATGCCTTCTACGAGGCGCCTGAGGACATTCTGGCAGCCTGCCGACGTAAGCGGTCGGCGGCCCGTTGCTGCTGA
- a CDS encoding sensor histidine kinase gives MLIAQGDGPKLSSGDLEADSLRSCVNDLVGVLSLRALWAGGEPARIAEVLVQSLSAVLEPDFVYLRLVQGGGDCRQEVFRAGPSAGERLTVRAVSDVLDDWMGGALNPCIGVTSRVVEGEPVTLVAQHLGVRDEFGVVMIGARRETFPTATERLLVNVAVSQALIGLQESARLAEQRARAAELDRMVAQRTLELAVTNKMLRRSEALLSEGQRLSLTGSIAWRPDRDEITWSEQTYRLFDIEPTDGPSPDIIYSRIHPDDLCGYKSLIERAKTGAMEDHAYEFRLVRRTGDVRYMRLVWRALVEGPEDFEYLAAIQDLTERRQSEAAAAAYQTRMSEMRDELAHANRLATVGQWTAAISHDVRQPLTSVMLSGNTSLNWLAAEPPDVAAARRAIDRVINGARRAIDILDRTKSFAKKSFVRRETLTPNDIVDDTVALVGSDAHRRGITISTHLNGSIAIVADRLQVQQVVMNLVVNAIDAVATFGGEKKEVTVETWDEDGSSIVIEVRDNGPGIPEAQRERLFEAFFTTKADGMGMGLAICREIVEAHGGSLTMTPAAPHGAAFKVALPQEFEPYAASAG, from the coding sequence ATGTTGATCGCTCAAGGGGATGGGCCGAAGCTGAGCTCCGGCGATCTGGAAGCCGACAGTCTCAGGAGCTGCGTCAACGACCTCGTGGGCGTGCTGTCGCTGCGCGCTCTTTGGGCCGGCGGCGAGCCGGCTCGGATCGCCGAGGTCCTCGTCCAGTCCCTGAGCGCGGTTCTCGAGCCGGACTTCGTCTACCTACGACTGGTGCAAGGCGGCGGGGATTGCAGGCAGGAAGTATTCCGGGCGGGTCCATCAGCCGGGGAACGCCTTACGGTCCGAGCGGTCTCGGACGTTCTTGACGATTGGATGGGTGGCGCTCTCAACCCCTGCATCGGCGTAACCAGCAGAGTGGTCGAGGGCGAGCCGGTGACTCTCGTCGCTCAGCACCTCGGCGTCAGGGACGAATTTGGAGTGGTGATGATCGGCGCGCGCCGTGAGACCTTCCCGACCGCCACGGAACGGTTGCTGGTGAACGTCGCCGTGAGCCAGGCGCTGATCGGACTGCAGGAGAGCGCGCGGCTCGCGGAGCAGCGTGCGAGGGCCGCGGAGCTCGATCGGATGGTCGCCCAGCGAACCTTGGAACTCGCGGTCACGAACAAGATGCTCAGGCGGAGCGAAGCGCTCCTGAGTGAGGGGCAGCGGCTGAGCCTGACCGGAAGCATTGCATGGCGACCGGACAGGGACGAAATCACTTGGTCCGAGCAGACGTATCGGCTCTTCGACATCGAGCCTACGGACGGACCAAGCCCGGACATCATCTACAGCCGAATTCACCCCGACGACCTCTGCGGATACAAGTCCCTGATAGAGAGGGCCAAGACCGGGGCGATGGAGGATCACGCCTACGAGTTCCGGCTCGTGAGACGCACGGGGGATGTTCGCTACATGCGCCTGGTTTGGCGAGCGCTCGTCGAAGGACCCGAGGATTTCGAGTATCTCGCGGCGATTCAGGATCTGACGGAGCGCAGGCAATCCGAGGCCGCTGCCGCCGCCTACCAGACTCGAATGAGCGAGATGCGCGATGAGTTGGCGCATGCCAACCGCTTGGCGACGGTGGGCCAATGGACCGCGGCGATATCGCACGATGTCCGACAGCCTCTGACCAGCGTCATGCTCAGTGGCAACACGAGCCTCAACTGGCTGGCTGCCGAACCGCCTGACGTCGCTGCGGCTCGAAGGGCTATCGACCGGGTCATAAACGGGGCAAGACGCGCGATAGACATACTGGACCGCACGAAATCCTTCGCGAAGAAGTCGTTCGTCAGGAGGGAGACCTTGACGCCGAACGACATCGTTGACGACACCGTCGCTCTGGTGGGTTCGGACGCGCACCGGCGAGGCATCACTATCTCGACGCACCTGAACGGCTCCATCGCGATCGTCGCCGATCGCCTTCAGGTGCAGCAGGTCGTCATGAACCTGGTGGTCAACGCCATCGATGCGGTTGCGACCTTCGGTGGTGAGAAGAAGGAGGTGACGGTGGAAACCTGGGACGAGGACGGCTCTTCGATCGTGATCGAGGTGCGGGACAACGGGCCTGGCATACCGGAGGCGCAGCGCGAAAGGCTGTTCGAGGCATTCTTCACCACGAAGGCCGATGGTATGGGCATGGGCCTCGCGATCTGCCGCGAGATCGTCGAAGCGCACGGCGGGAGCCTTACCATGACGCCGGCCGCGCCTCATGGAGCCGCTTTCAAGGTCGCGCTTCCACAGGAGTTCGAGCCGTACGCCGCGTCCGCCGGCTGA
- a CDS encoding cupin domain-containing protein — MITSLIAGVAATSSAAFAQTAPAPSINDGPIVTKAPSRGMIPSVSNHTAALPLMYALDAQPKEQISPLVQRQYLSGAQSTFVKWTVKAGGVFPLHHHSNEQITWIVSGRCDVFSQGRRFVMTAGTILIIPPNVPHEFHCPEDTIDIDFFAPGRQDWADGVPSVAQK; from the coding sequence ATGATCACGTCGCTGATCGCAGGTGTCGCCGCGACGTCGAGCGCCGCCTTTGCTCAGACCGCGCCAGCTCCATCCATCAACGATGGGCCAATCGTGACCAAAGCACCTTCACGAGGCATGATCCCCTCCGTCAGCAATCATACTGCAGCCCTGCCGCTCATGTATGCGCTCGACGCCCAACCAAAGGAGCAGATCTCTCCTCTTGTTCAACGGCAGTATCTCAGCGGTGCACAGTCGACTTTCGTGAAATGGACGGTGAAGGCCGGTGGAGTCTTCCCGCTGCACCATCATTCCAACGAGCAGATCACCTGGATCGTGTCAGGCCGGTGCGACGTGTTCTCCCAAGGGCGCCGGTTCGTGATGACGGCAGGGACGATCCTGATTATCCCGCCCAACGTCCCTCATGAATTCCATTGCCCGGAAGACACGATCGACATCGACTTCTTCGCGCCCGGTCGACAGGATTGGGCAGACGGCGTTCCGTCGGTCGCGCAGAAATAA